The following proteins come from a genomic window of Labilithrix sp.:
- a CDS encoding AAA family ATPase encodes MGFAVLVHDDASAEPSARASRTPWRSPFVGRAAELTYVASALADGERMISILGPPGVGKSRLAREALSRARDAGRRAIEIDGSFAEDAAELRDALLVAASKEGCSELHALARLGPAVVLVDGLDDAAGFAAEELERWLAAAPELALLAPSRVRLRCAGELVVDLGPLEPELCVEVFAGKARRAIPSFALREEERRLVAELSRRLDGLPLAVELAAESARSFAPADLLERMNVDVLLDPRGGTARSPLRDAIRSSFDRLTPAARGALTALATGPSPLTLAAAEARVRVAGVTAPAYVIEELVDASLMRVEAGEEPRYTLLESIRRFALTYGDGADRPREVQSAETGAVIARSGQWFVSPSGERVSLAASPKLAAVLAALVRARLDGRDTLDTSAIVAEGWPGELILPRAARNRVYVAVSSLRRMGLQSAVHHTRTGYRLDDDVVLAE; translated from the coding sequence ATGGGATTCGCGGTCCTTGTTCACGACGACGCGAGCGCGGAGCCTTCGGCGAGGGCATCGCGCACGCCGTGGCGATCGCCGTTCGTCGGGCGCGCGGCGGAGCTCACCTACGTCGCGTCGGCGCTGGCGGACGGCGAGCGGATGATCTCGATCCTCGGACCGCCGGGCGTCGGCAAGTCCCGCCTCGCGCGCGAGGCGCTCTCTCGCGCGCGAGACGCGGGACGGCGCGCGATCGAAATCGACGGCTCGTTCGCCGAGGACGCCGCGGAGCTCCGCGACGCGCTGCTCGTGGCGGCGTCGAAGGAAGGCTGCTCGGAGCTGCATGCGTTGGCGCGGCTCGGGCCAGCGGTGGTCCTCGTGGACGGGCTCGACGACGCCGCCGGCTTCGCGGCGGAGGAGCTCGAACGCTGGCTCGCCGCCGCGCCGGAGCTCGCGCTGCTCGCGCCGAGCCGTGTCCGGCTGCGGTGCGCCGGCGAGCTCGTCGTGGATCTCGGCCCCCTCGAACCGGAGCTCTGCGTCGAGGTCTTCGCCGGCAAGGCCCGCCGCGCGATCCCGAGCTTCGCGCTGCGGGAGGAGGAGCGGCGGCTCGTCGCCGAGCTGTCGCGACGCCTCGACGGCCTCCCTCTCGCGGTGGAGCTCGCCGCCGAGAGCGCGCGCTCCTTCGCGCCGGCCGACTTGCTCGAGCGGATGAACGTCGACGTCCTGCTCGATCCACGCGGAGGGACGGCGCGCTCGCCGCTCCGTGACGCGATCCGCTCCTCGTTCGATCGGCTGACGCCGGCGGCGCGCGGCGCGCTGACGGCGCTCGCGACGGGGCCGTCTCCGCTCACGCTCGCGGCGGCGGAGGCGCGGGTCCGCGTCGCGGGGGTCACGGCGCCGGCCTACGTCATCGAGGAGCTCGTCGACGCGTCGCTGATGCGCGTCGAGGCAGGAGAGGAGCCGCGCTACACGCTCCTCGAGAGCATACGGCGATTCGCGCTCACGTACGGCGACGGCGCCGATCGCCCGCGCGAGGTCCAGAGCGCGGAGACCGGCGCCGTGATCGCGAGGAGCGGCCAGTGGTTCGTCTCGCCGAGCGGCGAGCGCGTGAGCTTGGCGGCGTCGCCGAAGCTCGCTGCGGTGCTCGCCGCGCTCGTGCGCGCGCGTCTGGACGGTCGAGACACGCTCGACACGTCCGCCATCGTCGCGGAGGGCTGGCCGGGGGAGCTCATCTTGCCGCGCGCCGCGCGCAACCGGGTCTACGTCGCGGTGAGCTCCCTCCGGCGGATGGGCCTGCAGTCCGCCGTCCACCACACACGCACCGGCTATCGCCTCGACGACGACGTCGTGCTCGCGGAGTAG
- a CDS encoding FHA domain-containing protein — protein MTGSTTTDESSDPESSAAAYVLVVAFGAPASDLGRRFLVADELLVGRESPSFGSDYRGLSRRHAELRRESGTVVVRDLESRFGTFVNGTKVRRQELALGDVVSFGRAGMILARTPLSFVPTPHLRIAHESLAIARVLDELRAAARTGLPVSFVGEPGVGKRLFAAELHAASASAGALAVVDGSREQWSEPLPSPEDTIVFTHMSEASPAMLKTCLRLLRDREHGRPAPRVVLTFEPADGGVEPSIPPSLASHLSGSFIHVPPLRSRPEDTLPIARRKLAELAGRSVLVGPRLALRLLRGRVHGNARGIESEIERAWHRDEARASSAGELEDRRVADLRDVRKVARDGSFIEDASGVQTKIAGRVLQSILRALVAARGGGALSVEAITRAAWPDEQMTAASRANRIHVAIASLRKAGLGRALLHEGDGYLLAPEPFVEVIDLDHERPDAPDARQR, from the coding sequence GTGACCGGCTCGACGACGACCGACGAGAGCAGCGATCCGGAGTCGTCTGCTGCGGCGTACGTGCTGGTCGTCGCGTTCGGCGCTCCAGCAAGCGATCTCGGCCGCCGGTTCCTGGTCGCGGACGAGCTGCTCGTCGGCAGAGAGTCGCCGAGCTTCGGGAGCGACTACCGCGGCCTGTCGCGGCGGCACGCGGAGCTCCGGCGCGAGAGCGGCACCGTCGTCGTGCGCGATCTCGAGAGCCGCTTCGGCACCTTCGTCAACGGCACGAAGGTCCGCCGGCAAGAGCTCGCGCTCGGCGACGTCGTCTCGTTCGGCCGCGCCGGGATGATCCTCGCGCGGACGCCGCTGTCGTTCGTGCCCACGCCGCATCTCCGGATCGCGCACGAGTCGCTCGCGATCGCGCGCGTGCTCGACGAGCTTCGCGCGGCGGCGAGGACCGGGCTCCCCGTCTCCTTCGTCGGAGAGCCCGGCGTCGGCAAGCGTCTCTTCGCCGCCGAGCTCCACGCCGCCTCCGCGTCGGCGGGCGCGCTCGCCGTCGTGGACGGGTCGCGCGAACAATGGTCCGAGCCGCTGCCGTCACCAGAGGACACGATCGTCTTCACGCATATGTCGGAGGCCTCTCCGGCGATGCTCAAGACCTGCCTCCGGCTGCTCCGCGATCGCGAGCACGGGCGCCCCGCGCCGCGCGTCGTCTTGACGTTCGAGCCGGCCGACGGCGGCGTGGAGCCCTCGATCCCGCCGTCGCTCGCGAGCCACCTCTCCGGCTCCTTCATCCACGTGCCGCCGCTGCGCAGCCGGCCGGAGGACACCCTCCCCATCGCGCGCCGGAAGCTCGCCGAGCTCGCCGGGAGGTCGGTCCTCGTCGGGCCGCGGCTCGCGCTCCGCCTCTTGCGCGGTCGCGTCCACGGAAATGCGCGCGGGATCGAGTCCGAGATCGAGCGCGCGTGGCACCGCGACGAGGCTCGGGCCTCGAGCGCGGGGGAGCTCGAGGACCGGCGCGTGGCCGATCTCCGCGACGTACGGAAGGTGGCGCGGGACGGGAGCTTCATCGAGGACGCGTCGGGGGTGCAGACGAAGATCGCGGGCCGCGTCCTCCAGAGCATCCTCCGCGCGCTCGTGGCGGCGCGCGGAGGCGGCGCGCTCTCGGTCGAGGCGATCACGCGCGCGGCCTGGCCCGACGAGCAGATGACCGCGGCGTCACGCGCCAACCGCATCCACGTCGCGATCGCCTCGCTCCGGAAGGCGGGCCTCGGCCGCGCGTTGTTGCACGAAGGGGACGGCTACCTGCTCGCGCCCGAGCCGTTCGTGGAGGTGATCGACCTGGACCACGAACGACCCGACGCCCCGGACGCGCGTCAGCGGTAG
- a CDS encoding OmpA family protein: protein MRAQPFVSWFVVLLAACGAQEGAGSKHPGGDDSTSGGGKVECTDVDATSTRDASYRIIDTTDPARRPALPPRVVADKLAFAVNDHDGDGIDDEYDLCPASAEDGREPHPFDGCAADADHTRKRAVWPDLPRVVVKGDRIDISEQIHFAPASAKILEDSKSLVAAIAQAILDNPEIELVEVAGHADKQGDAKTNLTLTHQRAKAVVDALVARGVSAKWLRSMGYGEYCPLDTGVSKEAFAKNRRVEFRIIRRDGKELTPSWGGCDAAEKQGVRRPGAPPAVTRPKASKPAASKGAPTFHGSCRTRYAAECEADCRAGSTVSCYVGAHEQSHASEPAALTADRSSLKRECDAGLFPACSQLAMSLFSSPPHDHATALALATPACEKGDGVGCGAASFLLQRGCNVPADPTKAYALAKKGCAIDVEHARERMPTSVGDRLSCGVASSSLWSGLGGPRDRAAAYALDQRACAAGLPRACVRLAEDALSEPSLVTDRDKLVATLHDACEQAGWEDQASECIALAHVEKPGEYQSPRLCEAGGQLECAKKCAESDWEPCMDLYISALYRGFHRRVDSLSPRGWTLRGLLEEAKTDRYRDSQAKLDEAAADHYSKACTANVPSGCIHHARMRLEGRGVFRDPSGAARALDEWCAKGEKMACAFLAHAAATKKIPGGQPEAQRRLSEACKAGLKRACK, encoded by the coding sequence GTGCGCGCGCAGCCGTTCGTCTCATGGTTCGTCGTCCTCCTCGCGGCTTGTGGTGCGCAAGAGGGGGCCGGCTCGAAGCATCCCGGTGGAGATGACTCGACCAGCGGCGGCGGCAAGGTCGAGTGCACCGACGTCGACGCGACGAGCACGCGCGACGCGAGCTACCGCATCATCGACACGACCGATCCGGCGCGGCGCCCCGCGCTTCCGCCGCGCGTCGTGGCGGACAAGCTCGCGTTCGCGGTCAACGACCATGACGGAGACGGCATCGACGACGAATACGACCTGTGCCCGGCGAGCGCCGAGGACGGCCGCGAGCCTCATCCCTTCGACGGCTGCGCGGCGGACGCGGACCACACGCGCAAGCGCGCGGTCTGGCCGGACCTGCCGCGGGTCGTCGTCAAGGGCGACCGCATCGACATCTCGGAGCAGATCCACTTCGCCCCCGCCTCGGCGAAGATCCTGGAGGACTCGAAGTCCCTCGTCGCCGCGATCGCGCAGGCGATCCTCGACAACCCGGAGATCGAGCTCGTCGAGGTCGCGGGCCACGCCGACAAGCAGGGCGACGCGAAGACCAATTTGACCCTCACGCACCAGCGCGCCAAGGCGGTCGTCGACGCCCTGGTCGCGCGCGGCGTTTCCGCGAAATGGCTCCGCTCGATGGGATATGGCGAATACTGTCCCCTCGATACCGGAGTAAGCAAAGAGGCATTTGCCAAGAACCGCCGCGTCGAATTCCGGATTATCCGCCGCGACGGAAAGGAGCTCACCCCGTCGTGGGGCGGCTGCGACGCCGCGGAGAAGCAGGGCGTCCGTCGCCCGGGTGCACCCCCCGCCGTCACGCGCCCGAAGGCGTCGAAGCCGGCGGCGTCGAAGGGCGCGCCCACGTTCCACGGCTCCTGCCGTACGCGCTACGCCGCCGAGTGCGAGGCCGACTGCCGCGCCGGCTCCACCGTGTCGTGTTACGTCGGCGCGCACGAGCAGAGTCACGCGAGCGAGCCGGCCGCCCTCACCGCCGATCGGAGCTCGCTCAAGCGCGAGTGCGACGCCGGGCTCTTCCCGGCCTGCTCCCAGCTCGCCATGTCGCTCTTCTCGTCTCCGCCTCACGATCACGCGACGGCGCTCGCGCTCGCGACCCCGGCCTGCGAGAAGGGGGACGGCGTCGGCTGCGGCGCGGCCTCCTTCCTCCTCCAGCGCGGCTGCAACGTGCCGGCCGACCCGACGAAGGCCTACGCGCTCGCCAAGAAGGGCTGCGCGATCGACGTCGAGCACGCGCGCGAGCGCATGCCGACCTCGGTCGGCGATCGCCTGTCCTGCGGCGTGGCGAGCAGCTCGCTCTGGTCGGGGCTGGGCGGTCCACGCGATCGCGCCGCCGCGTACGCCTTGGATCAGCGCGCCTGCGCGGCGGGGCTGCCGCGCGCGTGCGTCAGGCTCGCAGAGGACGCGCTGAGCGAGCCCTCCCTCGTCACCGATCGCGACAAGCTCGTCGCCACGCTCCACGACGCGTGCGAGCAGGCGGGCTGGGAGGACCAAGCGAGCGAGTGCATCGCCCTCGCCCACGTCGAGAAGCCCGGTGAGTACCAATCCCCGCGCCTCTGCGAGGCGGGCGGCCAGCTCGAGTGCGCGAAGAAGTGCGCGGAGAGCGACTGGGAGCCGTGCATGGACCTCTACATCTCGGCGCTCTATCGGGGATTCCATCGCCGCGTCGACAGCCTCTCGCCCCGCGGCTGGACGCTGCGCGGCCTCCTCGAAGAGGCGAAGACGGATCGCTATCGCGACTCGCAAGCGAAGCTCGACGAGGCGGCGGCGGACCACTACAGCAAGGCCTGCACCGCCAACGTCCCGAGCGGTTGCATCCACCACGCGCGCATGCGCCTCGAAGGCCGCGGCGTCTTCCGCGATCCCTCCGGCGCCGCGAGAGCGCTCGACGAGTGGTGCGCGAAGGGCGAAAAGATGGCCTGCGCCTTCCTCGCCCACGCCGCCGCCACGAAGAAGATCCCCGGCGGCCAACCGGAAGCGCAAAGGCGCCTGTCCGAAGCCTGCAAAGCCGGCCTCAAACGCGCCTGTAAGTGA